Below is a window of Vulpes vulpes isolate BD-2025 chromosome 14, VulVul3, whole genome shotgun sequence DNA.
tatttccttctttctgggaaGGTCTTTGTTTCTGTCTATTTTCAGATTTGGCTCTGGAAGTTTGCCATAAAACTTTGTGAGGTGAGTTCGCTCCCTGTCATGGCGGGGGCTAAGGCAGCTCTCACCCACATCATAGACACACAAAACCCTGGACATGTATTTTAGGATGACTACCCTGGCCCAGTGTGGCACTGGCCGGGCCTCAGCCCCACAGAAGTGGATATTCATCACCATAATGGTCAAGGCGGTAGAGGCTGTGATCAAGGCCATTGTGGCTATGTAGTATTTGCCTGGAAAATAACCAAAACCAAGTTAGCTTAAAATTGTCTTCACATTTGGctcaaaaatatacaaacacCTTTTCTATAGAAGCTGTATACACTAATGGTTACTGGTATAAATTTCTAAATCAGACTTCCTAGATTCAAATCCTGTCACTCATTAGACTTGTGGCTTGGGGCAAGTTTTAACATCCTGCTAAGCTACagcttccttctctgtaaaataggTATGATAATTGGATCTAATTCGTGGGACTAGGATGAAGCTTAATTGAGACAGTCCATGTAAAGTTCTCCTCACTGTCCTTTACATTGAGTTAAAGGTTTCTAAATGTTtgctgagatcatgatgtgaaaAAATTCCACTTTCAACAAATAATGATCTCAGGCAGCTCTCAGAATTGTCTTCAGACCTCATTACTATTGGATAAGGAAGTAGACATTGTGTCACTATTAGTCTTTAACATTTGATTACATAAAccaaatattcatgaaaaatgaaaattaagaaaagaaataataaaggtaaagGCACaaacctataaaaacaaaaagatgaacaaaagctatttgaaaaaagaataagattaaTAAAACTTTGATAAAGTCACTCACAAAATAGAGGTAAGTaggttgacaaaaccaaaagacaacctactgaatgagagaagatatttgtaaatgtcttaccaggtaaagagttagtatccaagatctgtaaagaacctAATCAAACTCAGcactcaaaataataataataataataatcatcatcatcatcatcatctagttaagaaatgggcagaagacatgaacagacatttctccaaagaagacatacaaatggccaagagacatgaaaaaaatgccccatgtcactcagcatcagggaaatacaaatcaaaaccacaatgaaataccacttcacaccagtcaaaatagctaaaattaccaagtcaggaaataacaagtattggcaaggatacagagagaagggaaacctcttacattgttggtgggaatacaagctggtacagccactctggaaaacagtatggaggttcatcaacaagttaaaaatagagctaccctatgacccaacaattgcactactagctatttacccaaaggatacaaacataatgatacaaaggggcacatgcacccaaatgtttttagcagcaatgtccacaacagccaaaatatggaaagagcccagatgtccatcgacagatgaatggataaagaagatgtggtgtatatatactatgcaatattagccatcaaaaaggatgaaatctcaccatttacatcaacatggatggaactagaaggtactttgctaagtgaaattagtcagtcAGAGAacgacaattatcatatggtttcactcatatgtggaatttaagaaacaaagcagaggatcatagaggtaggcagggaaaaataaaataagatgaaatcagagataaaccataacagactcttaactataggaaactaACTGGGGGttgtgggagaggaggggagtgggggaatggggtaactgggtgacggcaTTAAGGAGGGACGCATgatataatgaacactgggtgttatatgaaacAGATGAATAACAGAACTCTATATTAGAAACTAATgacacactatatgttaatgaattgaatttaagtaaaataagtttaagaagaaaaaaatagaggcaaggtgaggaggagaagaagagagactgtaaaagaagaaataacagaatagaaattaaaatataataaaataatattataaatagcTGTACGATAATATATTTGAGAACctagaataaatttctagaaatacagACAACACCAAATTTAATGTAAGAAGAAAGAACATTGGAATAGAAAAGCCCCAGAGTTAGTTTTATAGGAGAGTTTTACCAAACTTGTAAAAGACAGATAATTCATATCATGCAAGTTAAGTTgttgtagaaatataaaaaagagagaaaactatcTAGCTTATTTTATGAAGTCAGTTTAGCCTTGATTCTAAAAGTAACAAGAAATGAAGTATTAGGGCCATACTTATGGATGTATTTGAGAAAGTCTTATAAAGATTACTAACTAACTAAATCCAATAGTGtcttaaaataattcatcatGATAAAGGAGGGTTTAACTCAACATCAGAAAACCTAATTCACTATATTAATGAGGTAAAAGAGAAAACTTAGATGATGATCTTAACAGATGAAAACAATGCATTTGATAATGTTTGTCCATCCACATAGTATTTGTTAAAAGCTCAAAATAAGCCAAGAATCAATGAGACCTGTCTTAATATGATGAAGACAATGGGCCAGAAGCTTAGATCAAATGCTATACTTactcagaaaacttaaaaaacatttctataaGATTGGAGGTGCTGCAAATAACAAATTGTGATTATCAACATACGCTCCTGTGTACATTGTTTCTGAAAAGACACATTTTGTATTATCATAGGAGCAGAACAAGTAATGTTTGCAAAATTCCTGAGACACGTCCCAAGACATCTCTCTTTATAACTTCAGCCAGCTTGCTTTTGAATGTCACTgctaaagaagagagagagatttgccAGTTGTCTTGCCTCAAGTAGGATTATGATTACATGTCATCACTGTCAATCATTTCTGTCTCAATAGAGGTAGTAAAAATGCCAAGAtacctctttctctttattagtggtgtggggagaggggtggagagaaCTTTCTGTGTTTGCTTCTCAAAAaagatgtgtgtctgtgtgtatttgtgcCCATGTGTTGGTGTGTCTGTGTTTTTCGCTTGGAGACACATAACAAGGAAGAAATCTCCAAACAGGGAAACCAACGTAGTAATGTCTGACTATCAAGTAATACTGGATTCAGTAGAGGATAAAAGGGCAATACAGTATCCCTTTCATATTGGTCTTTAAATCTCTGTGTGTTCTGAAGTTCCTCCTCATGTTtactttgcaaaacaaaaaattaggtCTAGCTTCTGATTCTGGTAAGCATCTATTATAAGAGCAAGTCATTGAAACAGAGGTGTTGGAGCTGAGTAGGTCCTTGGTGGCAGTTTGCAGGTATGAAAGGTGTGAGAAGGGGTCTCAGATAAGGtagggaggggcacctgtgtggctcagtctgttaggtatctgccttcagatcaagtcatgatcccagagtcctgggatcaagtcctacattgggctccctgttcagccaggagtctatttctccctctccctctgcctctccatctacttgtgctctctttctctctatcaaataaataaattaaatctttaaaaaataaggtaaggaaaggaagggaaggggaggcaggtgtcaTAGTCTCTGTGGGAGGCAGGTGTCATAGTCTCTGTCTCCTTACCTATCCTTAGAAGGACATTTTATTAGTGCAGACTTTTGAAAATATGGTCTATCCTAGAATCGGCTGAGATTCCCAATTCTTGCCCAAGATTGCTAAATCAAACTCTTTGGGTGTAGGAGCCTGCATTTTACCAAGTTCTCCCAACTTCTTCCACACCCAATAAAGGTTAAAGATTATTCTATTAAGGGTAGATGATGGGCGGAAAAATCTAGTCAACCATTTCTATCATGTTTACCACTCTTTCCTGAGAAGAGATCCCGTGCTGTGAAAAGATAATAAGTCACTACTTATGGCATACTTACCATATGCCACCTTCTACGCTAAGCAATGACATAATGAGTAGCAATTACACATGCTTTCCAGGTGACAAAGCAGAACTAAAAgactaagtaacttgcctaagattGATCGTTAAGAAATGAGAGGTGAAATCAGAGTTCAAATGCGGATTTCTTTAACTTCAAAATCAGGGCCTTAACTTCTAAGCCAGCGAAACAGAATATGCATCAAAATCAGCCAGAGGtcttgttaaaacagattgccAGGCCTCGCCCCAGAGTTTCTAATtctgtaggtctggggtgggccctgagagtctgcatttcgaAAATGATGCTGCACCTTGTGTCcgggaaccacactttgagaaccactgctctgaaCTATAttgcccctccttcctcttttgtgTAAACCCAGAAGACCAGTTTTGGAAAACAGCCATATCTGTATTCAAAGATGCCAGCTGAAGACACTAATTGAAGTATGACTGAGTCTGAAGTTGACCTAATGGTTTAACTGAGTTTAAAGGACCAGATACAATCCCACTCACTACAATGCTAGACTCAAAGTATAAGACACTTGAACTCACCTATCAGGGGGACATTTTCTGAGGCTGGCATGATCTCTGCCACCATGAGCTGAAATACAGTCATGGCCAACAGGATGGTCACTCCCAAGGAGACCTTTTCTCCAGAGGCTGCTGGGAGATAAAAACTCAAGGGAGCCAGAAAAGATATGAGGACACATGGGATGAGGAGGTTGACGATATAGAACGAGGACCTCCTCTTCAGAAGGAGAGTGAATGTCACATCTGGGTAAGGCTCAGAGCAGCAGCCATAGGAGATCACATTCTTCACAGCAGGCATGCCATGGACCTCCCACTCCACATCTTCGATGAAGTCGGAGAGATCACCACTGTCTAGGGCATTGAATATGTCCACCTGGTTGCCATTATAGGTCCAGGAGCCAAAGGTTAAGTTGCACTGCTGGTTATCAAAAGGGAAATAGGTGACATCCACCACACAGGAGCTTTTGGTGATGGCTGGTGCATCCCAGGTGATCAGCCCGTCATACCGCAGGACCACATTGGTGTTCACAGGTTCGGAAGATTCATCATCAGCCCTGGAGGTCAGAGGGGGAAAATGAAAGCTGCTTGTCAAGACAATTCATCAACTTCCTTACTCCAGACAGCTCACTGACCTGTGCCCATCCTTTCAGTGTCTCTGGCAATGGATGCCCACTCTCCCTGCCACCCTGGCTAAAAGTTGGAATCAACTCCAATTTTCCCCTCTCCTCCATCTCCTGTAACTACTCAAGGCCATCTTTTCTTGGATTCTTCCCTTAAAGTATCTCTGCTCTATgtccctttctcttcatttccaagCCACTCTCTTAGTCCTGGTATAATGATTCAAACAtctagataaaaaataaacacatcaatGCTAAAATCTAACTGGGAGGCTCTGCTTACCTGATTTTGTTAACTTTGGGCTCAAGAATATTAAAATAGCCTTTTGATGCTGTTGGAATTGTACATGTTCATTTGAAAAATGCAGGAAAAATTCATttacccaggggcacctgggtggctcagtcggttaagcatctgactcttggttttggctcaggtcatgatcttgtggtcatgGGGCCCAGCTCTGCaccaggcttcatgctcagtgtagagtctgcttcagattctctctccttctccctcccacccattttttttttctctctctctctcaaataaataaataaaatctttttcattgACCCATAATCTAAGAGATTATAatttattctagatatttcttctttttgtttaatcAA
It encodes the following:
- the CHRNA9 gene encoding neuronal acetylcholine receptor subunit alpha-9, with the protein product MNWPHSCISFCWIYFAVSRLRAVETADGKYAQKLFNDLFEDYSNALRPVEDTDKVLNVTLQITLSQIKDMDERNQILTAYLWIRQIWHDAYLTWDRDQYDGLDSIRIPSDLVWRPDIVLYNKADDESSEPVNTNVVLRYDGLITWDAPAITKSSCVVDVTYFPFDNQQCNLTFGSWTYNGNQVDIFNALDSGDLSDFIEDVEWEVHGMPAVKNVISYGCCSEPYPDVTFTLLLKRRSSFYIVNLLIPCVLISFLAPLSFYLPAASGEKVSLGVTILLAMTVFQLMVAEIMPASENVPLIGKYYIATMALITASTALTIMVMNIHFCGAEARPVPHWARVVILKYMSRVLCVYDVGESCLSPRHDRERTHLTKFYGKLPEPNLKIDRNKDLPRKKEINKLLKNDLGCHGENPQDADSYCAQYQVLTRNIEYIAKCLKDHKATNSKGSEWKKVAKVIDRFFMWVFFIMVFVMTVLIIARAD